Proteins from a single region of Limosilactobacillus fermentum:
- a CDS encoding IS30 family transposase, whose translation MTHLNDITTDTNVSTRSKGSHLTIDDRVKISVLKELEYSNRMIAQYIGVAHGTIDREIKRGMVTKMSKQSNNGKVYCYYKEYYDPYTAQERYEKSRSNCGRTPIYQSSPEIINLLDDLMLGEFDFKDHDKFESLESQKCSPYAALKIAESLVNDDVKLPASERSIYNWIDKGLLRTKNIDLLEKTRRTKAKHGRTPKREQPGKNISQRPKEVETRTTFGHWEMDTVQGKKSAEDPVILVLAERLTRYNLAFKITSKTPNAVSRVITKLKELTGDYFDEIFKTITPDNGSEFFEVANEVDQVYYADAYSPWQRGTNENNNRLLRRSITKGTSLQLFSEFDVEQANLRLNSYPRKILGGKSSLDRFEEEILKIIGPETLAV comes from the coding sequence ATGACGCACTTAAATGATATCACGACAGACACTAATGTTTCTACTAGATCTAAAGGTTCTCACCTGACGATCGATGATCGTGTTAAGATCTCTGTGCTTAAAGAGCTTGAATACTCTAACCGAATGATTGCCCAGTATATAGGTGTTGCTCACGGGACCATTGATCGTGAGATTAAGCGAGGAATGGTCACCAAAATGTCCAAACAGTCGAATAACGGTAAGGTTTACTGCTACTACAAGGAGTACTATGACCCTTATACGGCTCAAGAACGTTATGAAAAAAGCAGGTCTAACTGTGGCAGAACACCAATTTATCAATCATCTCCTGAAATCATTAATTTGCTTGATGATCTTATGTTGGGCGAATTTGACTTTAAGGATCATGACAAGTTTGAATCATTAGAGTCGCAAAAATGCTCACCTTACGCTGCGCTCAAGATTGCAGAATCGCTTGTTAATGACGACGTAAAGCTTCCCGCATCGGAAAGGTCCATTTACAACTGGATTGATAAGGGACTCCTAAGAACGAAGAATATTGACCTTCTAGAGAAAACTCGGCGTACTAAGGCCAAACATGGTCGAACTCCAAAGCGTGAACAGCCAGGTAAGAACATTTCCCAACGACCAAAAGAGGTGGAAACTCGCACCACTTTCGGTCATTGGGAAATGGATACCGTTCAAGGTAAAAAGTCAGCTGAAGATCCAGTAATTCTCGTTCTCGCAGAGAGACTTACCAGGTATAACCTTGCTTTTAAGATCACATCAAAAACGCCTAATGCGGTTTCTAGAGTTATTACCAAGCTCAAAGAGCTTACAGGTGACTACTTTGACGAGATCTTTAAAACAATCACTCCAGACAATGGTAGTGAGTTCTTTGAGGTCGCTAATGAAGTTGACCAAGTATACTATGCTGATGCTTACTCGCCATGGCAACGAGGGACCAACGAGAACAACAATCGGCTCCTTCGTAGAAGTATCACTAAAGGTACCAGTTTACAATTGTTCAGTGAATTTGACGTTGAACAAGCAAACCTGAGGCTCAACTCCTACCCAAGAAAGATTCTTGGTGGTAAGTCTTCTCTAGACAGATTTGAAGAGGAAATACTTAAGATAATTGGCCCTGAAACATTAGCAGTATAA